In Colletotrichum lupini chromosome 6, complete sequence, a single window of DNA contains:
- a CDS encoding Cys/Met metabolism PLP-dependent enzyme, whose product MTVPVAEHPIETPPRAPSPVHNFGTLAVHAGSPHDPVTGAVIEPISLSTTFAQTSVGKPVGVYEYSRSSNPNRDNFEQAVAALEHAKYALAFSSGSATTAVVLQSLAAGSHVISVSDVYGGTHRYFTQVAKAHGVKVTFTPEIEVDISAHITPATKLVWIESPSNPTLRLVDVRAVVTQAHQHGIMVVVDNTFLSPYVQNPLDLGADIVVHSVTKYINGHSDVVMGVAAFNSPDLKQRLGFLQNAIGAVPSAFDCWLAHRGLKTLHLRAREASANATAVATALEASDNVIAVNYPGLDSHPHRAIAKKQHRNGMGGGMLSFRIKGGHAAAERFCQLTRIFTLAESLGGVESLVEVPSSMTHAGIPKDQREAVGVFDDLVRISCGVEDAEDLRRDVLQALDKAVAEQKNGSNGVNGH is encoded by the coding sequence ATGACCGTCCCCGTCGCCGAGCACCCCATCGAGACCCCTCCGCGGGCGCCCTCGCCCGTCCACAACTTCGGCACCCTCGCCGTCCACGCCGGCTCCCCCCACGACCCCGTCACCGGCGCCGTCATCGAGCCAATCTCCCTCTCCACGACCTTCGCCCAGACCAGCGTCGGCAAGCCCGTCGGCGTCTACGAGTACTCGCGCTCCAGCAACCCCAACCGCGACAACTTTGAGCAGGCCGTCGCCGCCCTCGAGCACGCAAAATACGCCCTCGCCTTCTCCTCCGGCTCCGCCACCACCGCCGTCGTCCTCCAGTCCCTCGCCGCCGGCTCCCACGTCATCTCCGTCTCGGACGTCTACGGCGGCACCCACCGCTACTTCACCCAGGTCGCCAAAGCCCACGGCGTAAAAGTCACCTTCACTCCGGAAATCGAGGTCGACATCTCGGCCCACATCACCCCGGCCACCAAGCTCGTCTGGATCGAGAGCCCCTCCAACCCGACCCTCCGCCTCGTCGACGTCCGCGCCGTCGTCACCCAGGCCCACCAGCACGGCATCATGGTCGTCGTCGACAACACCTTCCTCTCCCCCTACGTCCAGAACCCCCTCGACCTCGGCGCCGACATCGTCGTCCACTCCGTCACAAAGTACATCAACGGCCACTCGGACGTCGTCATGGGCGTCGCGGCCTTCAACTCCCCGGACCTCAAGCAACGCCTCGGCTTCCTCCAAAACGCAATCGGCGCCGTCCCCTCCGCCTTTGACTGCTGGCTCGCCCACCGCGGCCTCAAGACCCTCCACCTCCGCGCCCGCGAGGCCTCCGCCAACGCCACCGCCGTCGCCACCGCCCTCGAGGCCTCGGACAACGTCATCGCCGTGAACTACCCCGGCCTCGACTCCCACCCGCACCGCGCCATCGCCAAGAAGCAGCACCGCAACGGCATGGGCGGCGGCATGCTCTCCTTCCGCATCAAGGGCGgccacgccgccgccgagcgCTTCTGCCAGCTCACCCGCATCTTCACCCTCGCCGAGTCCCTCGGCGGCGTAGAGTCCCTCGTCGAGGTGCCCAGCAGCATGACCCACGCCGGTATCCCCAAGGACCAGCGCGAGGCCGTCGGCGTCTTTGACGACCTCGTCCGCATCAGCTGCGGCGTCGAGGACGCAGAGGACCTGCGCCGCGATGTCCTGCAGGCCCTCGACAAGGCCGTCGCGGAGCAGAAGAACGGCTCCAACGGCGTCAACGGTCACTAG
- a CDS encoding arsenical-resistance protein, with product MPGQRCNRTLAVGLLVMMYPILCKVQYEKLHTIFRTREIWIQLGFSIILNWIVAPLFMLALSWAFLPDKQGLRNGLILVGVARCIAMVLIWTSLARGDGNYCAILVAVNSFLQIVLFAPVALLFIRVIGQDYSISSISYSTVASAVGIFLGIPLGAAILTRLSLVYTTGVDTYNSKVIPFLAPWSLIGLLYTIIVLFASQGSQVVHQIVSVVRVAAPLVVYFSVIFSATLLVARRLGFRYGLACTQAFTAASNNFELAIAIAVAAYGPESDEALATTVGPLIEVPVLLGLVYFVKWFAKRYNWED from the exons ATGCCAGGCCAGCGCTGCAACAGG ACTCTAGCCGTTGGTCTGCTGGTGATGATGTACCCCATATTGTGCAAGGTTCAGTATGAGAAACTACACACTATCTTCCGTACGAGAGAGATTTGGATCCAACTCGGCTTCAGCATTATCCTCAACTGGATAGTGGCACCGCTATTTATG CTTGCCTTGTCGTGGGCGTTCCTACCGGACAAGCAGGGTCTCAGAAACGGCTTGATTCTTGTTGGAGTCGCAAGGTGCATCGCCATGGTGCTGATTTGGACAAGCCTG GCAAGAGGAGATGGGAACTACTGCGCGATTCTCGTGGCAGTCAACTCTTTTCTGCAAATCGTCCTCTTCGCCCCTGTCGCCCTGCTCTTCATTCGAGTAATAGGTCAGGACTACAGTATCTCATCTATCTCTTACTCGACAGTGGCCTCAGCAGTTGGCATATTTCTTGGCATTCCTCTTGGTGCGGCCATCCTCACGCGGCTGTCACTGGTCTACACCACGGGGGTCGACACCTACAACAGCAAGGTCATACCTTTTCTGGCCCCTTGGTCACTCATCGGTCTTCTGTACACCATCATCGTCCTCTTCGCCTCTCAGGGCTCCCAAGTCGTCCATCAAATCGTCTCCGTGGTGCGAGTGGCGGCGCCGCTGGTGGTCTACTTCTCCGTCATTTTCTCGGCGACCCTGCTCGTCGCTCGCAGACTGGGATTCCGCTACGGCCTCGCATGCACCCAGGCCTTCACGGCGGCCAGCAACAACTTTGAGCTAGCCATCGCGATCGCGGTCGCGGCGTACGGGCCTGAGTCGGACGAAGCCCTTGCCACAACTGTCGGGCCGCTCATCGAAGTGCCGGTGCTTCTTGGACTGGTCTACTTTGTCAAGTGGTTTGCTAAGCGTTACAACTGGGAGGACTGA